The Mesotoga infera nucleotide sequence GAGTAATCGATGTCGATAATCTCGCCATGAGCCACAGACGAACGAACAACAGCTGCGTGAAGCAGTTCTGGACCGAATCGGAGATCGTCTGCAAATTGTAGTGTGCCTTCTGCCTTTTGGAGATCGTACTTTCTGGGTAGCCACTTCCCAATTCCCGTCTTTGTCTTAATCGTCTTCACGCAGTTCACCTCCTTTTGCCTTTCCGGAGAGAATATCGGCGCTTTTCTTCACTGCCCTTATTATTGACAGGTAACCTGTGCATCTGCAAATGTTTCCCGAAAGGGCTTCCCTGATCTCCTCCTCTTCCGGCGATGGGTTTTTCAATAGCAGGGCGTAAGTTGTCATCACCATCCCGGGTGTGCAGTAACCGCACTGAATTGCCCCTTCATCGATGAAGGCCTGCTGAATTGGATGGAGTCTCCCTTTCTTCACAAGCCCCTCCACTGTAAGGATCTCTGTCCCTTCGGCTTCTCGCGCCAGTATCAGGCATGACTTCTGAGGAAGTCCATTCATGATTACGGTGCACGCTCCGCACTCGCCCTCTTCACAACCTCTCTTCAGGCTCGTAACCCCGTATTCTCTCAGCGCGGTAAGAAGAGTCGTTCTATCTTCAACTACCAGAGTGGTTTTTCGACCGTTGATCCTTAGTGTTACGTATTTGTCTTTCATCCGGGACCACCTTCTTCCACTGGACCTCTGAGACAAATCGATATTGCTCTTCTTGTAAGTTCTCTTATCATATCAATCCTGTATTCTCTCGAAGCTCTCACATCGGTAATGGGATTGACCGCCTCCGAAGCAAGCCTTGCAGCGTTTTCGATAATACTGCCGTCGATGACACTGGAAGAGTTTAGCAGCTTCTCGGCTTCAACTGCTCTCAGTGGTCTGGGCGAGACGGCACAGAAAGCGATTCTGAACTCCCGGATGTCTCCCTTAAAAAGAGCGCAGCATACAGCTGCCTGGGCTATATCGAGAGCCTCTCTCCTTATTGCCTTAAGGTAGCAACCGCTTGTATCTACAAATGGAATCGCAATTCTTATACCCGTTACGATCTCCTCTTGCCTTAGGGAAGTCATCTTTGGTCCGGTTATGAAATCGGAGATCGGAACTTTCCTTCCTCCGTTCGAGCCGACGATTTCGACCTTAGCGTCATAACACATCAGAGGTGCTATCATGTCGCCGGAAGGAACTGCGGCACAGATATTGCCCACCACAGTAGCGCGGTTTCTGACCAAAGGATCGGAATGCGCTTTGCAGGCCTGTACCAGGGCCGGAAAGTATCGGTTAACTGCACTGTCCTCGATAATCTGATTCAGCGTTACTAGCGCTCTTATCTCTATGTTGTCCTCGTTTATCACTATTCCTTTTAGCCCGTCGATCGAAGTCAGATCTACCAAATATTCTGGCTCCTTAAGCGACTTGTGCAGCCAGACAATGACATCCGTGCCGCCGCTCTTGAGAATAGCTTTCTCTCCATGGTTTTTCAGAATTTTCAAAGCTTCCGAAATCGAGCGCGGTCTTTCAAGAACGAAATCACGCATCAGTTATCGCCACTCTTTCAAATGTATTTATTCCTCTTCATCGAAAGCCACAATCCTGCTTATACAGGACTCTCCCCCAACGAATCTCCATGGGAAACAGCCAATGACCATCCTCTTGTTCAATATCTTGTCGATCTCTCCACCAACATTCTCGGCGTGTATAATGTCGTACGGGAAGAGAAGCACGTGCATCAGCTGGTAGTCCTCGTCAGGGAAGATCTCCTGGAGAGATTTTCCATACTTCTTCTGCAGGTATTGATCGCACTCTTTTGCCTGAACAGGCATCCAGTCGCGAATCCTCGTATTCATTGGATGGTCTGCTGAGCCGCAGTCGACTCCGATCCACTTTATCTTCTTCCTCTTGCACCACTCGGCAAATTCTCTGGTCGGCCCCGGATGCTTGATCATGTATCTTACTTCGTCTGCTTCCGGCTGATCAAAGGCATATTTGTGATATCCTGTGTTGATGATAAGAATATCTCCTTCCTTGACCTCAACCCTATCTTCAATGTCCTTTGATGTGTAGATTCCATAATCCTCCGCAATGTCTGAAAGATCCACGATGACTCCCGGAGCCACGAGCTCATTCAGAGGTATGCTTGCGATGTCTCTTCCGTGAGTACAAAAGTGGAGAGAACCATCCAGATGGGTTCCGACATGGTTGGAGTGAGTCAATAACTGTCCGTTCGCTCCATTTGGGGCCAGCCTCTTGAAGAATTTTATTTGCAGAGGCTCGTAGGTTGGCCACGGCGGCGTGAGATGGCTGATCGGTTGAGATAGCTCATAGATCCTGATCTTGTCCCAGTTCTTAGGTACCATAGTTTACCTCCTTTATTTAGAATATTCCTCGGCGAAGGCTTCTGCCGCCTTCACAAATGCTTCAGACGGCATCCTTACTATTCCCGCACCAACCTGTCCTTTACCGGCCTCTCGATGAGCCGCACCCGTATCCAGGATCGGTGTGATTCCGGTCTCGACAACTTTGATAAGATCTATACCGGTCGGCGTTCCCCGGAAATTGAGGGAAGGGATTGTAAAATGCTTGTTCTCTCCAACACAGATTTCATACATCTCTTTTGTATAATTAAGTGCGTCTTGTGGAGTGCCGCCAACAAACTGGACGATCGCAGGGGCCGCAGCCAGGGCAAAACCCCCAACTCCGTAAGTCTCCATTATTGCGCTGTCTCCAATGTCACGATTAACGTCTTCCCTTGTGAATCCAGGGAAGAGCAGAACATCCGGAAGAGCGGCCTGACATGTGAACCATCTCTTCTTCAGACCGGCGACTTGAATTCCGAAATCCGTCCCATTTCGCGCCATTACTGTCAGCATACTGGAGCCCTCAACATAGCCGACACTGTCCAGCGAGACTTTCGCCGCAGCCATTCCCGGATTAAGAAAAAAATGA carries:
- a CDS encoding cyclase family protein, whose translation is MVPKNWDKIRIYELSQPISHLTPPWPTYEPLQIKFFKRLAPNGANGQLLTHSNHVGTHLDGSLHFCTHGRDIASIPLNELVAPGVIVDLSDIAEDYGIYTSKDIEDRVEVKEGDILIINTGYHKYAFDQPEADEVRYMIKHPGPTREFAEWCKRKKIKWIGVDCGSADHPMNTRIRDWMPVQAKECDQYLQKKYGKSLQEIFPDEDYQLMHVLLFPYDIIHAENVGGEIDKILNKRMVIGCFPWRFVGGESCISRIVAFDEEE
- a CDS encoding xanthine dehydrogenase family protein subunit M; the encoded protein is MRDFVLERPRSISEALKILKNHGEKAILKSGGTDVIVWLHKSLKEPEYLVDLTSIDGLKGIVINEDNIEIRALVTLNQIIEDSAVNRYFPALVQACKAHSDPLVRNRATVVGNICAAVPSGDMIAPLMCYDAKVEIVGSNGGRKVPISDFITGPKMTSLRQEEIVTGIRIAIPFVDTSGCYLKAIRREALDIAQAAVCCALFKGDIREFRIAFCAVSPRPLRAVEAEKLLNSSSVIDGSIIENAARLASEAVNPITDVRASREYRIDMIRELTRRAISICLRGPVEEGGPG
- a CDS encoding (2Fe-2S)-binding protein — encoded protein: MKDKYVTLRINGRKTTLVVEDRTTLLTALREYGVTSLKRGCEEGECGACTVIMNGLPQKSCLILAREAEGTEILTVEGLVKKGRLHPIQQAFIDEGAIQCGYCTPGMVMTTYALLLKNPSPEEEEIREALSGNICRCTGYLSIIRAVKKSADILSGKAKGGELREDD